GCGTCCATGGCGCGCACGGCGCTCTTCACCATGGGGAGCAAGAGGGGCCACGTGGGGTCGCCGGTCTTCAGGTAGCGGTCGAAGGTGTAGGCGATGATCTCGTCCTCAGAGCGCATGCGGTTTTCGCCGGCAAACTGGACGGGTTCGTTGGGCACGCCTTGCAGCATCGCGATGACCGACCTGGTCGCCATGGCGACCGTGATCACCTCGGGAGGCAGGCCGCGGGGCGGCTCGGCGTGCTCGTTGCTGCCGCCGGAAACGACGAGCATGCCGGTATCGGTCACGGCATTCGCCGGCACGCAAATGCCCAGCCAATGCCTCCACAGATGAGGCGTGACCAGACCCTCTTTCCACGATTGCGAGGTCATGTCAAGGTCGTAGATGGTGTAGCCGGGTCCCGGGTTCGTATGCGCCAGCGCGTACTGATAGTTGGGGTCGGGCGCGTTGACGTAGTCTTCGAGGGGGCCGGCGAGCGCGGGCGCCGCGGTAGACGCTATCAGGGCGGTAATCGACATGAGCAGGTAGAGTTCTTTCACGGTTGGGGCTCCTCAGTCTTTCGGCTCGAGCAGTTTCATGATGGTGGTGAAGCCGTAATTGAAGCCCAGCGGGCTGGGATACTCGAGTTCGATATAGTAGGCCGTGAATCCTTTGTCGGGCCGTTCGACCTTACCGCGATACCAGCCGCGGGCATCGGCCTCGATGGGCGCGCTTTTCCACACGTCGCCCACGGTCATGAGGCGGAAATCGCGCGTGGGGGCGTCGGCCTTCCACAAATACGCCGCGGCGGGCGGTTCCTCGGGTTTCACGGCATAGCGGCCGTTGTCGCGCAAACGCCACGTGAATTCAGGCCGCGGGGAGTCGGTGATCACCTCGTTGTAGAACGCCGTGAGCGTCTTCACGGCGTCTTCTTTCTTGCCCATGCCATGGTCGGCGTTGGGTTCGTAATAGAGGTGTTTCTCGCCGCGCAGGTCCGGGTAATAGAACTTTGCGGCATCGACTGTCCAATACTGATCGCCCGACCCGAGCATGACGAGCTTGGGCATGGTCAGGGCGTCGCGGTATTCATAGGGGTCGACGACTTCGAGCAGCGGCTTGCCTTCCGGACCGGTAAGCAGCGACATAAGGTCGAGTTCAGAGTAGTCCTCGATTTCCTGGCTGTAATCGCCGTAGGAGAATTTCTGGTATTCCATCTGGGGTTTCATGTTTAGCACGTCGATTACCTGGGGAGCGATGGCTTTGACGCGGGGATCCGTCGCGCCGGTCAACCAGGTGGTCCACCCTCGCTTGGAGGCGCCTGTCAACACAAACGCGTCCACGGCGGCCGGCGTATCGAGTTTTGTGGCCGCAAAGTTCTGGATGGTGTCCATGGCCCTGACCACGCTCTTCACCATGGGAAGAAGGAGCGGCCATGTCGGATCCTTGGTCTCCGAGAAGTATTTGAACGTGAGGGCGATTATCTCATCCTCGACGCGGCCTTTATCCTCGCCTGTGAAAACAAGGGGCTGGCTGGGCACCGTGCGCAACACGGCGGTGATCGACCGCGTCACGACCGCGATGGTTGCCCATTCGTGCTCGGGTCCGGGCTGGCCGTCGGTGTTCTTGCCGCCTTGGATGCGCAGTAACACTTCCGACTGCTGGAGGTCGTCGGGAATATAAACGGACAACCAATGGGTCCACAGATTGGGAGATACCTCGCCTTCGCGCCAGGACTGCGAGGTCATGCGGATGAAATGGGCCGTGTAGCGGTCGCCGTCGTACGTCCCCGTAATCTCGTACTGGTAGTTGGGGTCGGGCACGTTAACAAAATCCGCCAGCGGCCCTGCCGCGGCGAGACCCGCGACGAGGCACGTGAACAACAGGACAAGGAAAGAAGCTCTGCTGTGTCTCACGGTACGACTCCTTTTATCTGGACGGCGTGACCTGGATTGTTCCGTCTACGCGGCAATATAGGAATCAGGAGCGCAAACTTCAAGCGTAACGGTTTCCCGTCTGATCTGACCAGTGGCGGCGCCACGCGGGACGATGATGTTTCGGGCCTTCAGCCCTCCCGTTTGTTTGATGCCGGTTACCTGGCCCTTCAGGCCAGGCTGGTATGTTTCGCGCCGTTGGCGCTCCGGAACGGGAAATCGTTCAGCGAATACGCCGGTCTGCCGATACCACAGGACGCATTGTGTCTTGTCCGTCTTTTCTGTCCTTGCGGCCCTGTTGTCCCTTGTGTCTTTTCAGTCCCTTTCGTCCCTTTTGTCGGGTGGGTTTCCAGGGGCCGCCAATGTTCGAGGTAAGACATTGGCATGTAAGAAGGCTGTGTTTCGGGCCTTCAGCCCTCCCTGTTTGTTTCATGCCGTTACCTGGCCCTTCAGGCCAGGCTGGTATGTTTCGCGCCGTTGGCGCTCAAGAGGGAAAGCCGTAGGCCTGCCAGGATGTTTCGCGCCTTCGGGGCTGAAGAGGGGGAGTCCGTAAGCCTGCGAGGATGTTTTGTGCCGTTGGCGCTCCGGAGGTCCCATGCCCCCGCCGTTGCCGCGGAACATACCAGCCCAGGCGATACCGCCGCGCATGGGTGCCATTTCCGCGCCGTTGGCGCGGAAGAGGGGGAGGCCGCAGGGAGCATAAGAGGCCATGCGACATTCGGGGCATGCATCTTCCGCGGTTTAGTCGACGACGGCGACCTCGCTCCAGTCATCGAGCTTAATCTGAATCGAGTAGGCGCCTGCGCGGTACTTGACGTGGGCGTTGGCGTCGGCCTCGAGTCCGAACTTGTTGAACCGTTTCACCCGGGGCGTGCGGTCGTAGGGCCATGGAAACTCGCCTGATACCGCGGTAATCAGCCGCTCTTCGCCCAGTATCCATCCTTCGTGCAGCTCGCGCGGTGTGAACGGAAACATGACCGTTACCGGCCCAAACTCGCCCGCGACGCGCCCGTTAATCACTTGGGCTTCCTCGGGGCCGAACTCTTCCACGCCGTCGCCGTTGGCGTCGGGGTTCCGCGCGGGGAATTCAGTGGAGTAGTAGTAGTACAACTGCCCGAAGCGAAGATGGGCCGCGACGGTCCGCATAAAGAAATCGGCGCCGGCGTCACTCGGGAAGGCATGGCCGAGCCCGATAGGCGACCCGAGCTGTCCCTTGGCCAATTTGTCCATGAAGGGCGCGTCTCCTGCCATGGGATCGTACCCTTGTGTTTCCATAAAACGGCAGGCTGGCAGGCTCTGGAGCTCGAACAGAGCGGGCAGGGTGTTGCACACGACGGTCTTGCCGCGGTCGAGGACGTTCTGCACCCAGATACGGCGCGCCTCAGCGGAGACCAGGCCGAGGTCGGTCCATTGTGCGGCTACGCGTCCGTTTTCATCCAGGACGACGGTGCGTCCGTCCCACGCGGCTTTGTTGTAACGCTCGGGACTCTCGCTCCATGCGAGGCTGAATTGGTCGATGTACAGGCCGTCAAGGCCCACGTCATCGAGCAAGAAGGCCGTCTGCTCGAGGAAATTCTTGTGACGGAAGTTGTCGAGAGTGGGGTAGACCATGAGGTTGAGGGCGGGCTTCGTGGTGTAGTGCTGCACGTACCAGCAATCGAGGAGCACGCCGCCGTCGGCGTCGCGCAACACCGAATCGCGCCATAGCGAGGCGTCGACGAATGCCGTCATCTCGGGAGCGGCTTTCTGCCCGTATTTGCCGCCCACATCGCGGCCGATAGGGAAATCGGCCGGGATGGTTCCGCCGAAAAACGACAACGGCACGGGAACCAGGTTGGTTTCGACGCAGGCCAGGCATTTGGCCCCCGGCACAATGCTCTGAATAAAGGCTCTGGCCTCGGTCATCATCTGTTTGTACTGGTCGCGAGAGTAGTCCCAGCCGTTGTAGTACTCAAACCAAGGCGTCAGCGCGAAGTATCTGAGTTTCTTGCGCAACACCATCGCGGCGGCTTCCTTGCGGCCTTCTTCGGAGGCAAGGCGCCGCACGTCGAAGAAGTCCCACGGGCCATCGATGGTGAAATTGACGTTCCAGTCCTCGCGCAGGGCGTTAATGAAGCCGAAATAGTCGGATTCGACGGGGTAAACGGCCAGTTTGAGCGTGTAGGATTCTGCGGGTTTGAGGCCCAGGCGCTCCGTGCCAAAACTCAGGGCGTTCTCGCGCAGGAGCCGCTCCTGTTGGAGGCGCATGAGGTTGTCTTCGGGGGTGATGCCGATGCCGCTGCGTTCTTGTGCGAGGTACACCGTGGGGTTCTCGGGGAATTCGCCGAGGCCCATGCCCGCCGTATCAAGCCCGCCGAGCCGGACCTGCTTCGGCAG
The nucleotide sequence above comes from Candidatus Hydrogenedentota bacterium. Encoded proteins:
- a CDS encoding PhoPQ-activated protein PqaA family protein, whose protein sequence is MRHSRASFLVLLFTCLVAGLAAAGPLADFVNVPDPNYQYEITGTYDGDRYTAHFIRMTSQSWREGEVSPNLWTHWLSVYIPDDLQQSEVLLRIQGGKNTDGQPGPEHEWATIAVVTRSITAVLRTVPSQPLVFTGEDKGRVEDEIIALTFKYFSETKDPTWPLLLPMVKSVVRAMDTIQNFAATKLDTPAAVDAFVLTGASKRGWTTWLTGATDPRVKAIAPQVIDVLNMKPQMEYQKFSYGDYSQEIEDYSELDLMSLLTGPEGKPLLEVVDPYEYRDALTMPKLVMLGSGDQYWTVDAAKFYYPDLRGEKHLYYEPNADHGMGKKEDAVKTLTAFYNEVITDSPRPEFTWRLRDNGRYAVKPEEPPAAAYLWKADAPTRDFRLMTVGDVWKSAPIEADARGWYRGKVERPDKGFTAYYIELEYPSPLGFNYGFTTIMKLLEPKD